Proteins encoded by one window of Rhodamnia argentea isolate NSW1041297 chromosome 6, ASM2092103v1, whole genome shotgun sequence:
- the LOC115752180 gene encoding uncharacterized protein LOC115752180: protein MTPMSSFLLILLTPAFLCLARAQDRAPHGLAFENPVAFSPSAYDFFHPNTQQTTVKNPCAKSSCSPLPEAAQVAEAAKAQEGELSASRDSKSRMGAGSVVGIVFGLAFAVLLAMGIYYIVVTRQANASKAKAIQPDAGCAQSV from the coding sequence ATGACACCCATGTCCTCCTTCTTGCTCATCCTGTTGACTCCCGCTTTTCTGTGCCTGGCTAGAGCACAAGACAGAGCCCCCCATGGCCTAGCGTTTGAAAACCCCGTGGCCTTCTCACCTTCGGCATATGATTTCTTCCACCCAAACACGCAGCAGACCACTGTAAAGAACCCATGTGCCAAATCCAGTTGCTCCCCATTGCCTGAAGCGGCTCAAGTGGCTGAGGCGGCTAAAGCACAGGAAGGCGAACTCTCTGCGTCCCGTGACAGTAAAAGCAGGATGGGAGCTGGTAGCGTGGTCGGCATTGTGTTCGGTCTTGCATTTGCTGTGCTCTTGGCAATGGGCATATATTATATAGTGGTCACTCGCCAAGCTAATGCAAGCAAAGCCAAAGCCATTCAACCAGACGCTGGATGCGCACAGTCAGTATAG
- the LOC115752181 gene encoding uncharacterized protein LOC115752181 → MISILARERLLGAALGGMLAGVIVLEERKRIYRSISDDRSRLAARTQKREPIFGKEFRTEFAHLWNQSVDRMLGPAIEYLSSRGW, encoded by the exons ATGATTAGCATTCTAGCTCGG GAGCGCCTGCTTGGGGCTGCTCTGGGAGGCATGCTCGCCGGAGTGATTGTGCTCGAGGAACGGAAGAGGATATACCGGTCCATTTCCGATGATCGGTCTCGCCTCGCCGCTCGCACTCAG AAAAGAGAGCCTATATTTGGCAAAGAATTTCGCACAGAATTCGCACACCTGTGGAACCAGTCAGTGGATAGGATGTTGGGACCGGCTATTGAGTATCTTAGCTCTCGTGGGTGGTAG
- the LOC115752179 gene encoding protein disulfide isomerase-like 1-4, translating to MSTRVFLLLSLTALLLFASFPRSLSKDVAGDDDDEDLSFLEEPDEAHDASAAAAAPHSEFPDSDHFDDDEDFENYSDFDESEADADAYKEPEVDEKDVVVLKEGNFTDFVEKNRFVMVEFYAPWCGHCQALAPEYAAAATELKGEGVVLAKVDATEEEELAQKYEVQGFPTVYFFVDSVHKPYPGQRTKDAIVTWIKKKTGPGVDNLTTLDDAERVLTSEDKVVLGYLNHLKGPESEELAAASRIEDDVNFYQTVNPDVAKLFHMDPEVKRPALVILKKEAEKLSLYDGKFEKSAIAEFVFANKLPLVTTFTRESAPLIFESPIKKQMLLFATSKDSEKFVPVFEEAAKLFKGKLIFVYVQMDNEDVGKPVSDYFGVAGSGPKVLGYTGNDDSRKFFLEGEVTLDNIKVFAEDFLEEKLKPFYKSDPIPETNDGDVKVVVGNNFDEIVLDESKDILLEIYAPWCGHCQSLEPTYNKLAKHLRGIDTLIIAKMDGTTNEHPRAKADGFPTLLFFPAGNKSFDPITVDSDRTVVALYKFLKKHASIPFKLQKPASTPKSATTDTKESEETITTDLKDEL from the exons ATGTCTACTCGCgttttcctcctcctctccctcacGGCGCTCTTGCTCTTCGCCTCGttccctcgctctctctccaaGGACGTCgccggcgacgacgacgacgaagatcTCAGCTTCCTCGAGGAGCCCGACGAGGCCCACGACGCCTCCGCTGCCGCCGCGGCGCCTCACTCGGAATTCCCCGACTCCGACCACTTTGACGACGACGAGGACTTCGAGAATTACTCCGATTTCGACGAGTCGGAGGCCGATGCGGACGCGTACAAGGAGCCCGAGGTGGACGAAAAGGACGTCGTCGTTCTGAAGGAGGGGAATTTCACCGATTTCGTCGAGAAGAACAGGTTCGTGATGGTAGAGTTCTACGCTCCGTGGTGCGGGCACTGCCAGGCCCTGGCGCCGGAGTACGCCGCCGCCGCGACGGAGCTGAAAGGAGAGGGGGTGGTTCTGGCGAAGGTGGAcgcgacggaggaggaggagttggcTCAGAAGTATGAGGTGCAAGGGTTCCCTACTGTTTATTTCTTCGTCGATAGCGTTCACAAGCCTTATCCCGGCCAAAGGACCAA GGATGCTATTGTGACTTGGATCAAGAAGAAAACGGGGCCTGGCGTGGATAACTTAACCACATTGGACGATGCCGAACGGGTGTTGACTTCCGAAGACAAAGTTGTCTTGGGCTATCTTAACCATTTGAAG GGCCCTGAAAGTGAGGAGCTTGCTGCTGCTTCAAGAATCGAAGATGATGTCAACTTCTACCAAACTGTTAATCCTGATGTTGCAAAACTTTTCCACATGGACCCTGAAGTCAAGCGTCCTGCTTTGGTCATCCTTAAGAAGGAGGCAGAAAAATTAAGCCTTTATG ATGGTAAATTTGAGAAGTCTGCAATAGCTGAATTTGTTTTCGCGAACAAGCTTCCTCTGGTTACCACTTTTACCAGGGAAAGTGCACCATTAATTTTTGAAAGCCCAATTAAGAAGCAG ATGTTGCTGTTTGCCACATCAAAAGATTCAGAAAAATTTGTCCCAGTATTTGAGGAGGCTGCAAAGCTTTTTAAAGGAAAA CTGATCTTCGTGTATGTGCAAATGGATAATGAAGATGTCGGAAAGCCCGTGTCTGATTATTTTGGTGTCGCCGGGAGTGGTCCCAAG GTACTTGGATACACCGGAAATGATGACAGTAGGAAGTTTTTCCTTGAAGGAGAAGTGACTTTGGACAATATTAAG GTTTTCGCTGAGGACTTCTTGGAGGAGAAGCTGAAACCTTTCTATAAATCAGACCCAATTCCCGAAACT AATGACGGCGATGTGAAAGTTGTTGTCGGAAACAACTTTGATGAAATTGTGTTGGATGAGTCAAAGGACATCCTGCTTGAG ATATATGCGCCTTGGTGTGGGCATTGTCAATCATTGGAGCCTACATACAACAAACTTGCCAAACATTTGCGTGGCATTGACACACTTATTATTGCCAAGATGGATGGAACGACCAATGAACATCCCAGGGCAAAG GCTGATGGATTTCCCACACTTCTATTCTTCCCTGCTGGAAACAAGAGCTTTGATCCA ATCACTGTAGACTCTGACCGGACTGTGGTGGCTCTGTATAAGTTCCTGAAGAAGCACGCATCAAtccctttcaagcttcaaaaaccAGCATCCACTCCTAAATCTGCTACTACCGACACCAAAGAGAGCGAAGAAACCATCACTACCGATCTGAAGGATGAATTATGA